In Providencia sneebia DSM 19967, one DNA window encodes the following:
- the selD gene encoding selenide, water dikinase SelD, producing MEKIRLTQYSHGAGCGCKIAPKVLEQILHSEQAKFHDPHLLVGNETKDDAAVYDLGNGIGIISTTDFFMPIVDSPYEFGRIAATNAISDIFAMGGKPIMAIAILGWPIAKLAPEIAREVIEGGRAACADAGISLAGGHSIDAPEPIFGLAVTGVVNTEFVKKNSAATAGSELFLTKPLGIGVLTTAEKKGVLDIEHQHLATQTMCQMNKFGAVVAPLNGVTAMTDVTGFGLLGHLSEICEGSSVRAQIHFNQVPKLADVERYIEAGCVPGGTQRNFDSYGHLIGPMTDIQRKLLCDPQTSGGLLIAIEPDEVSKIKEIAQQQGVLLQSIGKLFPQQDNIPLIEVID from the coding sequence ATGGAAAAGATTAGACTTACCCAATATAGCCATGGTGCGGGTTGTGGTTGTAAAATCGCGCCAAAAGTATTAGAGCAAATTCTTCATTCTGAACAAGCTAAATTTCATGATCCTCACTTATTAGTGGGTAATGAAACTAAAGATGATGCTGCGGTATATGATTTAGGTAACGGAATCGGCATCATTAGTACAACTGATTTCTTTATGCCAATCGTTGATTCTCCTTATGAATTTGGTCGTATTGCTGCAACAAATGCAATTAGTGATATTTTCGCGATGGGTGGAAAGCCCATCATGGCTATTGCTATTTTAGGTTGGCCGATTGCTAAATTAGCGCCTGAAATTGCGCGTGAAGTGATTGAAGGTGGGCGCGCAGCCTGTGCTGACGCTGGAATATCATTAGCGGGTGGACATTCCATTGATGCTCCGGAACCCATTTTTGGTTTGGCCGTAACTGGTGTGGTGAATACGGAGTTTGTGAAGAAAAATAGTGCTGCTACAGCAGGAAGTGAACTGTTTTTAACAAAACCACTTGGTATTGGCGTATTAACAACGGCTGAGAAAAAAGGTGTTCTTGATATAGAACATCAACATCTTGCAACTCAAACCATGTGCCAAATGAATAAATTTGGCGCAGTGGTAGCACCATTAAATGGTGTTACCGCAATGACGGATGTAACCGGCTTCGGCTTGCTGGGCCATTTAAGCGAAATTTGCGAAGGTTCAAGCGTTCGTGCGCAAATTCATTTTAATCAAGTGCCTAAATTAGCTGATGTTGAACGTTACATTGAAGCAGGTTGTGTGCCGGGTGGAACACAGCGTAATTTTGATAGTTATGGGCATTTAATTGGACCTATGACGGATATTCAACGTAAATTGTTATGTGATCCGCAAACATCGGGTGGATTATTAATCGCAATTGAACCTGATGAAGTGTCTAAGATTAAAGAAATTGCACAACAACAAGGTGTTTTGTTACAGTCTATCGGCAAATTATTCCCCCAACAGGATAATATTCCTTTAATTGAAGTGATAGATTAA
- a CDS encoding NAD(P)H nitroreductase — protein MDALTLLLNRRSASRLTTPAPEGEELQNILAAGMRAPDHGALRPWHFIVMKDEGLTRFSQLLEKAAKVGKLGAEVEEKAKNAPFRAPLIITVIARTQDNPKVPEWEQIVAAGCTVQAMQMAAVAQGFSGIWRSGSWTEDPIVREGLGCGPKDHIVGFLYLGTASLKAPAKVQLPDMQDFVSHF, from the coding sequence ATGGATGCTTTAACACTTTTATTGAACCGCCGTTCAGCTTCACGGCTAACAACACCTGCTCCAGAAGGTGAGGAATTACAAAATATCCTTGCTGCAGGAATGCGCGCACCAGATCACGGCGCATTACGTCCATGGCATTTTATTGTGATGAAAGATGAAGGCTTGACGCGTTTTAGCCAGTTACTTGAAAAAGCAGCTAAGGTTGGCAAGCTAGGCGCTGAAGTTGAAGAAAAGGCAAAGAATGCGCCTTTTCGTGCACCACTAATCATTACAGTGATTGCAAGGACTCAAGATAATCCGAAAGTCCCAGAATGGGAGCAAATTGTTGCAGCTGGTTGTACTGTTCAGGCAATGCAGATGGCCGCAGTAGCACAAGGTTTTAGCGGTATTTGGCGTTCAGGTTCTTGGACTGAAGATCCTATTGTACGTGAAGGTTTAGGTTGTGGGCCAAAAGATCATATTGTTGGCTTCCTTTATCTTGGAACCGCATCTTTAAAAGCGCCAGCAAAAGTACAGCTGCCAGATATGCAAGATTTTGTCTCTCATTTTTAA